The Gadus macrocephalus chromosome 20, ASM3116895v1 genome includes a region encoding these proteins:
- the LOC132448387 gene encoding ADP-ribosylation factor-like protein 6 isoform X2: MGLLDKLSLWLGIRKKEVNVLCLGLDNSGKTTIINHLKPTNTQAQDVVPTIGFNIEKFKTSTLSFTVFDMSGQTRYRNLWEHYYKESQAIIFVVDSGDKLRMVVAKEELDTLLNHQDIRSRRMPVLFFANKIDLRDAMSSVKVSQLLCLESIKDKPWHICASDAVKGEGLQEGVEWLQDHIKAMKK, from the exons ATGGGACTGTTGGATAAATTGTCGTTGTGGCTGGGCATAAGGAAGAAAGAGGTGAATGTCCTATGTTTGGGACTAGACAACAGCGGCAAGACTACGATCATAAACCACCTCAAACCCACTAAT acacaggcacaaGATGTAGTTCCAACGATTGGTTTCAACATTGAAAAGTTCAAGACTTCAAC ctTGTCTTTCACAGTCTTCGATATGTCTGGTCAAACCAGATACAGAAACTTATGGGAACACTACTACAA AGAGAGCCAAGCCATCATATTCGTCGTGGACAGTGGAGACAAATTGCGAATGGTTGTGGCCAAAGAAGAACTTGACACTCTTCTTAACCACCAAG ACATCCGGAGCCGCAGGATGCCTGTATTGTTTTTTGCTAATAAGATAGACCTACGAGATGCCATGTCCTCTGTCAAGGTGTCCCAGCTGCTGTGTTTAGAGAGCATCAAAGACAAACCGTGGCACATCTG TGCCAGTGATGCTGTGAAAGGAGAAGGCCTACAGGAAGGAGTGGAGTGGTTACAAG ATCATATCAAAGCAATGAAGAAGTGA
- the LOC132448387 gene encoding ADP-ribosylation factor-like protein 6 isoform X1, with protein MGLLDKLSLWLGIRKKEVNVLCLGLDNSGKTTIINHLKPTNTQAQDVVPTIGFNIEKFKTSTLSFTVFDMSGQTRYRNLWEHYYKESQAIIFVVDSGDKLRMVVAKEELDTLLNHQDIRSRRMPVLFFANKIDLRDAMSSVKVSQLLCLESIKDKPWHICASDAVKGEGLQEGVEWLQEQITQSYQSNEEVNT; from the exons ATGGGACTGTTGGATAAATTGTCGTTGTGGCTGGGCATAAGGAAGAAAGAGGTGAATGTCCTATGTTTGGGACTAGACAACAGCGGCAAGACTACGATCATAAACCACCTCAAACCCACTAAT acacaggcacaaGATGTAGTTCCAACGATTGGTTTCAACATTGAAAAGTTCAAGACTTCAAC ctTGTCTTTCACAGTCTTCGATATGTCTGGTCAAACCAGATACAGAAACTTATGGGAACACTACTACAA AGAGAGCCAAGCCATCATATTCGTCGTGGACAGTGGAGACAAATTGCGAATGGTTGTGGCCAAAGAAGAACTTGACACTCTTCTTAACCACCAAG ACATCCGGAGCCGCAGGATGCCTGTATTGTTTTTTGCTAATAAGATAGACCTACGAGATGCCATGTCCTCTGTCAAGGTGTCCCAGCTGCTGTGTTTAGAGAGCATCAAAGACAAACCGTGGCACATCTG TGCCAGTGATGCTGTGAAAGGAGAAGGCCTACAGGAAGGAGTGGAGTGGTTACAAG AACAAATAACACA ATCATATCAAAGCAATGAAGAAGTGAATACCTAA